In Mastomys coucha isolate ucsf_1 unplaced genomic scaffold, UCSF_Mcou_1 pScaffold20, whole genome shotgun sequence, one DNA window encodes the following:
- the LOC116099686 gene encoding protein mago nashi homolog 2: MAMASDFYLRYYVGHKGKFGHEFLEFEFRPDGKLRYANNSNYKNDVMIRKEAYVHKSVMEELKRIIDDSEITKEDDALWPPPDRVGRQELEIVIGDEHISFTTSKIGSLIDVNQSKDPEGLRVFYYLVQDLKCLVFSLIGLHFKIKPI, translated from the exons ATGGCTATGGCTAGTGATTTCTACCTGCGCTATTACGTCGGGCACAAGGGCAAGTTTGGCCACGAGTTTTTGGAGTTCGAGTTTCGGCCCGACG GGAAGCTTAGATACGCCAACAACAGTAATTATAAAAATGACGTGATGATCAGAAAAGAG GCCTATGTCCACAAGAGCGTAATGGAAGAACTGAAGAGAATTATTGACGACAGTGAAATTACAAAAGAGGACGATGCTCTGTGGCCACCTCCTGACAGGGTTGGCCGGCAG GAACTTGAAATCGTAATTGGGGATGAACACATTTCTTTTACCACATCAAAAATAGGTTCTCTTATTGATGTAAATCAGTCAAA ggaTCCCGAAGGCCTCCGTGTATTTTACTATTTGGTACAAGATTTGAAATGCTTAGTGTTCAGCCTCATTGGTCTACACTTCAAGATTAAGCCAATTTGA